The following coding sequences are from one Zalophus californianus isolate mZalCal1 chromosome 5, mZalCal1.pri.v2, whole genome shotgun sequence window:
- the LOC118356979 gene encoding tetra-peptide repeat homeobox protein 1-like, whose product MPVSLFSPLTQILLPLMSLPLPVPLQLPLPQHLPVHLFLPLLRILTQPLAWILPLPLPLALFLFLPLSRLLPLQLSIALPLPLLRCLPLTQLLPLSLPVSLPLHVHPFLPMTRLLPLHLSVPLPVSLSVPLPEPMPFPLPGSLLLPLPLPEPMPLPLPGSLFLPLPLPEPMPLPLLSRAAGPSLGPACAPVLAHDPAPTVDPAPVPALASGPAHPPVPAGLPEPQPEPTSSWGEPLVQLPLFPSPDPDAPPDCFIPCPCVLSLWYMLTVILSFLILYAVYYLF is encoded by the coding sequence atgCCTGTGTCCCTGTTTTCGCCTCTGACCCAAATCTTGCTCCCACTCatgtccctgcccctgcccgtGCCCCTGCAGCTGCCACTTCCCCAGCACCTGCCTGTGCACCTGTTCTTGCCCCTGCTCCGGATCCTGACCCAGCCCCTGGCCTGgatcctgccccttcccctgcccctggctcTATTCCTGTTCTTGCCCCTGTCCCGGCTTCTGCCCCTGCAACTGTCCattgccctgcccctccctctgctccggTGCTTGCCTCTGACCcagctccttcccctttccctaccCGTTTCCCTGCCCCTGCATGTGCACCCATTCCTGCCCATGACCCGCCTCCTGCCCCTGCACCTGTCCGTTCCTCTACCTGTGTCCCTGTCCGTGCCCCTGCCAGAGCCAAtgccctttcccctgcctgggtccctgctcctgcccctgcccctgccagagccgatgccccttcccctgcctgggtccctgttcctgcccctgcccctgccagagccgatgccccttcccctgctttccAGGGCCGCGGGCCCTTCCCTTGGCCCTGCCTGTGCTCCTGTACTTGCCCATGACCCAGCTCCTACTGTGGATCCGGCCCCTGTCCCTGCTCTTGCATCTGGCCCTGCCCATCCTCCTGTTCCTGCAGGGCTCCCAGAACCACAGCCAGAGCCCACATCCTCGTGGGGAGAGCCCCTTGTACAATTACCCTTATTTCCATCACCCGACCCTGATGCCCCGCCAGATTGTTTCATCCCCTgcccctgtgttctttctctctggtacaTGTTAACTGTTATATTATCTTTCCTTATCCTCTAcgctgtttattatttattttaa